The region AAGAGTCATCAGCGCTGTAGTAAAGCTCTCCCCATTTTAAACGCCTCCCCCCCCGATGTCTCAGTGCACTTCTCCAGGGGGACTACTGCCATTTGTGAGCTCCCAAACGCTCGTACCACCAAATGTCCCCACTCGACGTCGTTGCAATCGTCTATGACTGGGAGAGCTTTTGTTGACGTCGATGCCCATGTTATCGAAAATATTACCCCCGCCACCCAAGATTCCAACGCTGTCCGAACCGTCCGAATCGTCGTAGTCGTCCGATTCATCGCTGTAATCGTCGTCTGTAGTGGAATCTTCACCCTGGTTGTATGCTTGCCGTCCTCTCCCATACACGCCCTCGATCTGCACGATCTCGTCCGTCACTTGAGCTCGCAAGACTTCCATGTGGCACTCTCTCATACGTTCCACAAAGATGACGAAGCTTCAATCACTGCGGTCACCGCCAACAAAACCTTTGGCTATGACTTCCTTGTAATTTTCATAGCTCGATTTGGCCAGGTGATCCGGCCCATATTCCCCGTTGGCTTTGAGCCAGGTAGTGATCTTGCCACTTCGTCATGGTTTCCGGGATGTTTTGGCCAAATCATGCAGTGATCATAGCCCGCTTCCGGTGGGTCACGGTCTTGGAGGTTGTCAAGCTGGTGGGTATCTTCGCCGTCAGGTGGAGCAGTCGCGTTATCGCTGATTCGACGCAGGAGTTCGGCGGCAGGCTGCGTTGCTAAAGGACAAGCAGATTCGTCACTCATGCTTGTGGTGTCCTGATCAACATCAGTGACCACGCAGGCCGTGATAGTGTTGCATTCCGTGGTTGCCGAAGATGtgattgtggttgttgagctgCTGATCACAGTTGTGGAGACGAAGGTCGAGGTGGCGCATATCTCGGCCTCTTTTGACTCGCAGTTCGTTGGATCCTCCTCAGGGGCCACAGGGTGACCATGTGGATCAGTGCTGTTCAGTTGTCGTCTGATTAGTACCTGGTACTGTGGGAAGGCAGGATGGGCCCACTTCTAGGTGGTTGAATTGGGGACTTTTGAAGCAAGACATAGCAGAGAAACACAGccaacttcaacccctccatctgACTAGTTGATACTATACACCTTGTGACAAGAACCCACCTCACTGAACCACAATACCTATAAATTTCTCTCTTCTTGGGGCTTCGGTAGGACAAAGAACTTACGTGATTGGTGTTCACGGACCGGGTAACGGTGGGAAATGGATTTCAATACCCGGGATGGGAGGCAACCGGATCGGTGGCGGGCCGATTATTACAAAAGGGCCGGCCGTGGGGAAATGCAGTCTCACCCACTCACAGTCAAAACGTTGAAGTGAGGCAAAGGAATACAAATCTTGGATAATTGTCAGTAAGATTGTAAGTGACTTTCAAGTGATGAGCACTCACGAAAAGAATTTTAAAGCCGTCACAATGACTCGTGTTGTCCTCATTCTCGTCTTCAGGCATCTTATCCAGTAGCTCAATGTATACTCCTGTAGAAAATTCAGTGAAAGTGGGAAGACCTGTCCCGACACCAGTGTAGTGTACAGCCAAAATTGAAGCTTGCTTCGGGGACGGGCAACCACTTGGCTGTGGTTGGTGGACAGTCCCAAGGAATGGTTATGGACTTTGCACCAGCCGGACAGTCAGTGGGAGCAGAAACCCAGACACTTTCCTGTTTTAGATATACTCGATTCACTGGGCATGGGTCAATGACCGGTGGGTAAAAGGTTTGCGGTGTCGGTAGCACAAGCGTGGTGGTTGCAAACTCGGGGGGTACTGGGGGCGTGGTAATCGGAATCGAGAATTGAGTGTTGAATGTGATGGCGCTGACGGTGGTTGTTGCATCAGACGGCTGTGGCGGAGTAAACGTATACTCCAAGGAGTTGCTGGCCAAACCAGGGATGTCGGTGATGGTCATCGTGTAGGTTGGAGGAGCCGTGCCAACTGAGAAATCCCACCAACCAGTGAAGGTGACTGTATGAACAGTGGATGTGAAGATAGGGGGCACCGGCAGTGGAAAGCTGAGTTGACTGGTGAAGGTGATGAGGCTGACGGACGACGATGCATCAGATGGATTTGGTATAGCGAGCGTGTATACCGACGCAGTATTGGAGGCTACAGGTGTGTCTGTGACAGTCATCGTATATGTTGGGGCGGCCGTGAAGAGTACCAAGAACCGGTAAATGTGACGGTGTGGACAGAGGGAACGGGGGGCAAGAGTTGGCTTTCTCGCCACTGAATGTAATCTGCGGCCATGGCGGAAGGGTGAGAGTCCGGGTTGTCACCGCGCCATCGGGTTTGGTGAGGACCACGGGAGCTGGTGGAATGTCAGTGCTGGGAATGATCCACAACGGAGCACCTTCACTCTCTTCACCCGTGTAATTGTAGTTGGCCATTGGAATGACGCTTGTGACGATAGAGGCCACAGCGACTGTCAAAGTCGTAGTTGTGGCGCTAAAGGTTCCGTTTTGCATTTGtccaacctcgacctcggTCGTGTACGGGTCGATGTAGATCGTGGTAGGGGTAGCAAGTGTGGTTGGTGGCATAACGAGGATACAAGGCGATGACGGGCACTACGGGGAAGGAAGAAACTGGTAGACTCTCGTATTGGGGTCTCAGACGAGTAAACAGTTTGCCATGCCATCACGCAAGGGCGCGGGTCGGGGACGGTCGTCAATAGATTGGCCCATGGAAGACCGGCCTTGATTGTGAATGTATTGCTTTCCATACTCCCGCAGGGTGAGCTCCTTGGTACCGCTGGTGCCCTCAATGATGGGATCCTTTGTTCCGCTGAGCACCATAATGATACAGACGTTGGTGAAAACCGTATTGTCAAGAACCACGTCCGCAGCACGGGGAGCAGCGAGGATTCCGATGGGCACGTTCTTGACAACCGAGTCAATGATGGACACTGAGCCGATACCCTGGTCGTTAAGGCCACCGATTCCGCTGATGTTAAAGCCAACGCTGCCGCCATCAATCTCGATCTTGTGCCAGTTGAAACCCCGATCCCACACAATGTCTACGGCAGTGCTACAGTTCTTGAACTGTAGTGATGTAGCCGTGTACTGCTGAGAACTCACTCGCCACCCGATAGCACCGCCCTCAGAGACGAGATCTGAAACAAACCCTCCTGAGCCGTTCTCGGTGAAGATGCCAATATGGGTAGGAGGCTTTCCAAGATTGTCAGATGTCGGCACCTGGAAAAGAAGGTTTTGCAATGTACAGGCCTGACTAACCTGCCAGTGAATACCAGTTGGTGCCAGGGGCTGTCCATTCTCGTCGGTAACAGCGGGCATCGACTAGAGGTCGAAGACGAAATTGCGAATCTGTCGAAAGAATTGGTTTTGGGAAATGTACCAATTGATACCTGAGCCGGTGATATAGGGGTTGACATCCATGAGGGCAGTTCCAGTAAAGGTCTCGCATCCCTTGATGATGGGCCGGTTATTGGGATCACCGACGAACTGTGTGAAGTAGTGTTGGATGATGGGAGTGCAGATATTGTAGGTACCGGGTGGGAAGTAAATCAGAGCTGGGCGAACGGTAGTGCTTCCGCAGTCCTCACAACCTCGGTTACCATCCATGATGGCAGCATTGATTGCTTCCTTGGTGTTATTGGTCCCAGTGTTGTCGGGCCCGTAGTCCAGGACGTTTCTGTAAAGGACATAGTTATTCTCCGCCAATGGAGCCTATTGAATAATGAAGTTGGTATTTCATTTCACAGATTAGGATGGATAGCGCCAGAGACATACCTTTCCATGGGAGCCAACAGTGGAAAGCCAAAAGGTATTGTTGTCGTCAGCAGTAACCAAAAGTATTGCCGGTAGtagccttcttctcggccaaCTTCTTCATGTAGCCTTCAAAGCTACCAGAGTCGGATCAGACCGGACCGCTATATTTGCCCGCAAGTCAATCACTGTTGGCCAAACCAACTGTCTAGACATATGGGTGGAGTCCTGGATCAACTTGCTTTTGCTGGGCGCAACACCCCGAGGGTTGTCCGTGTGTAATCCGGCGagtggggaggggtttgcTGGAATTCGGCCGGTAAGTTCTGAAGGCTGAAGCCGTGTGTTACATCTTTCCAGCCATCCCTGGACCTCCCCGCGGAGACAGTCGGGATGGTGACAGTGGTGAGTAGTGCCGCCAAGCCAACGATGAGTCTCCTCATCGCGTTGATTGTGTCGTGTGTCTTACTAAAGGAGGCGACTTAGATGTGAGAATTGGTACTGAGAGTTGAGTCTCCCAATTCAGGTGTGGATGCGAAAAGGAAATGGAAGTGTAGGAGGGAACAGGAGAGACAGATCTTTACAGTGGTATCTGGGTCCAGCCGGCGTCCCCAACCGCTCTTCAAAGTCTTGATGTGGGTCTGACTCCAGTTGCTCATGTCAGATATCGCATCGATTGGGTAGGGAAGAGGTACCCGAGTGCATGATCCGAACTTTTGGCAATGCTCAGGCCAATTCACTGGGACTGTGATGTTAAACATGCCAGGCTGAATCCATGGAACTGGAGCCTGAGTTGCTCCGTTGGGTGAATTGGGAGCTTGGAAGTGAAATTTACTTGTGACTTTGTAGGGCGTTTACACTGGTGAATAAACTTGTGTCTGATATCCCAGCATTCTCATTCCATTTCCGACATGAGGTGCCTGGTGGGGCAAGGAGACATGTCCGCTGAGGTTCATCCACCATCTAGATACCACTGCCAGACGAACAGACACTGATTGAACACTCCATGCCTAACTCATCCAGGCACTCGACGAATCCCTTTTGATCAGACTATTGTACCAGCCCTCAACTTGATCAAATCAGCCGCCTGTTCACGCTTGTCAGCTTGTAAATTCACCAAGAAAAAGTCAAGATCGATTCTCACCTTCTCTGCAACCGCATATACCGTCATGCTTGTGGTACCAGCAACAATTGTCGGCATCATCGACGCATCCACCACGCTCAGGCCCCTCACTCCATAGACCATCAAGTCCTCCCCTACCACTCCCCCCCACTCCCTCGGCATTTTGGCTGCCGTCCCAACTGGGTGGTATACGCTGGGAATGGTATTTGCCCTCACCCATGCCCCAAGCGCTTCGTCCGACTCATACCCAGGCCCTGGCACGACCTCGGTGGCATTGTACCTAGACAACTCCCCCGTGGTCATGAACCTCCGCAAAAACTTGATCTCCTCAACCGCCACATCGACATCTATCGGGTTCGAGGCGGCCCTGTAGTTCACGATCGGCTCGACTTCAATGTCGCTGCCTGCGGCCGGGTCGATCAACACGGTGCCGCGGCTGACGGGGTGGATGATAATGGGGACAAAAGACGGATCACCCGAAAAGGTTGCGCggagaaaagagaagtcTTTGGCTCGCATCTCGCGAGCGTAGATCTGTTGCTGCTTACGATAGCCTCTGATGATGGTTCTGTCGGTACCTTTGGGTAGATATGTAGCCGGATCCTGAGACTCGTACTTGGATGCGATCCGCTTGAAGGAGCCTGGGGAAACAACTGGCAGCTCGACAGATAATCCTAGCGAGGTTCTTCCcagcccatcatcaaccacggTGATATTCAAGTGCTCTGGGATTGGTGGTGACGTTAACCCTGAAGAGTGTAAGTTGTTAGCTGGTTCCGTCCATCCTCAGAGGCCCTGGATATACATACAACTGAAAGATACTGCAGGTATGAAGGTATGATCCTGAAAATTGTACCCGACACCAGGGAGGTCAACTTCGACCGGTATCCCGGCACGTTTCAAAAGGTCAGCAGGTCCGATGCCGCTCAGCTGCAGGATCTGAGGCGTATGAATGGCGCCGGCAGCTAGGATGACTTCCTTTCTGACACGAATGGTAGTCTTTTTCGAGCTTTCACCTCGGGGGTAGATTTGAACACCTGCGGCTCTGTGGTGATCAAAAACAATCTTGTTCACACGAGTTGCCGTGAGAAGATCGTAGTTGGCGCGGTTGAGACCATCCCAATGGCCCGTTCGGGAGTAGGACCTCTCTCCCGTGTATGGATTTGTTGAAGTTTGGTAGTACTGTAGGCCAAGCTGCCCACTGCCAGCGTCTGGTGAGACCTTCATCCCCGATAGTCTTTTGGCCGCTTCATAGAAGGCATCTGATAAGAGAGACGAGTTGAGTTGCTAGAACGGATATTGAGACAGGCTTATGAAAAGACACTCACGAGTCTTGGGGCTAATCACATTGCCAAAGGTGGCGAAAATGGTATGGTTGGTCGTAAGGTTGCGGCCCCAGTATTTGGTGTCGTATCTGAGGTCAAACGCAGCTGTCTCTGGCTTCGGAGCTGTCATCTGGATGCTCTTTTTGAAGTACTTGAGCATGTCAACCCAATTCCAGCGGACTCTTCTTGGATTGCCACCGCCAAGCTCTCCCCAAACATCGTAGTCTTTTGCGTTTCCTCGCTGGAAAACCATGCCGTTGACGGCCGAGCTCCCGCCAACGACACATCCAATAGACACAGGGAACGTCCTGTTGTTGAGACCAGCAACTGGCGCCGAAGTTATGTTGTAGAGCGTTCCAGGCCTCTGACCATCCGGTTCTGTCATCAATGTCAGAACACAAGACGGATAGAGCCCAACATAAGTCCCTGCACTCACCCAGGTAACCATACTCTATGACCAAGACGCTGTCTTTTGCATGAGTCAGTGTTGATGATTTCTCAAAAGGCAGGAGATATGAGATAACTCCCTTACGTTTTCCACTCTCGCTGAGACGATCTCCAACCGTCAGGCCAGCGGTTCCGCCCCCAACGATGACATAGTCGTATGTCTCCTTGATGGCTTGGATGCTTGCTGGAAACAACCCTGCAAAGCAGGATACCTGTATGATGCCGCAAAGTCTCATGATGGCTTCACAGAGTATCTCATTTGCTGTGTCCACAGGAGCTCGAGACAACGTATGTACTGGGGACCTGGTCTCTTCTTAAGCCGCACTCACGGAGTTCTGCTCCGATTCCAGCTTCACATAATGGAACCCAAGCACAACCTCATATCTCACCTGCATTATATTGGGAACAGGGCGGGAACGAAAAGAGCTCGTCTGTGTAACGTCGCCATACGCCTTGGCGTGCCCATTGGCCACATCGCACTACACGCGGCGCACTAGAGAAGTCGGCTTCTCGGATCCGGGAGTTCATACAGACAGAGGCGCATTGCCGGCTTGGGAATGGATCTTTAGCAGcaaaggaggggttgattgTGACGTTAAAGGCAAGGAACTTTTTTCGTGGCTCCAAGTGGTCCTTTTGAGGCTTGGCCAGGACATACGCAACGGTCGGAAATTTCGTGTAGGGTGGAAACCGTAGAATCGCCGTCATTACACGCCAGGAAATTCCAGTCCATTTCCAACCAGTGGTTGGGTAGCGATACATGTAGTCTAGAAAGAGGCACCTCCGTTGCCCTGCCCAAACTCCACAAACTCTCCCACAGCCCCCCACGCAATCAAAAAAATGTCACCACTcctctccttggccttctaCCCGTTCCCAATAGTCATCCTCCGCCTCGTCATCCGCCCACATTATGCCCTTTGCAGCGTCAAATGCATACCCCGTCTCGCTCCCCCCGTCGGCGTCATCATCCGTCTCATCGCAACTTTC is a window of Podospora pseudopauciseta strain CBS 411.78 chromosome 1, whole genome shotgun sequence DNA encoding:
- a CDS encoding hypothetical protein (EggNog:ENOG503NYH6; COG:S), giving the protein MPAVTDENGQPLAPTGIHWQVPTSDNLGKPPTHIGIFTENGSGGFVSDLVSEGGAIGWRVSSQQYTATSLQFKNCSTAVDIVWDRGFNWHKIEIDGGSVGFNISGIGGLNDQGIGSVSIIDSVVKNVPIGILAAPRAADVVLDNTVFTNVCIIMVLSGTKDPIIEGTSGTKELTLREYGKQYIHNQGRSSMGQSIDDRPRPAPLRDGMANCLLV
- a CDS encoding hypothetical protein (EggNog:ENOG503NYH6; COG:S); this encodes MERNVLDYGPDNTGTNNTKEAINAAIMDGNRGCEDCGSTTVRPALIYFPPGTYNICTPIIQHYFTQFVGDPNNRPIIKGCETFTGTALMDVNPYITGSGINWYISQNQFFRQIRNFVFDL
- a CDS encoding hypothetical protein (CAZy:AA3; COG:E; EggNog:ENOG503NUFD); this translates as MRLCGIIQVSCFAGLFPASIQAIKETYDYVIVGGGTAGLTVGDRLSESGKHSVLVIEYGYLEPDGQRPGTLYNITSAPVAGLNNRTFPVSIGCVVGGSSAVNGMVFQRGNAKDYDVWGELGGGNPRRVRWNWVDMLKYFKKSIQMTAPKPETAAFDLRYDTKYWGRNLTTNHTIFATFGNVISPKTHAFYEAAKRLSGMKVSPDAGSGQLGLQYYQTSTNPYTGERSYSRTGHWDGLNRANYDLLTATRVNKIVFDHHRAAGVQIYPRGESSKKTTIRVRKEVILAAGAIHTPQILQLSGIGPADLLKRAGIPVEVDLPGVGYNFQDHTFIPAVSFSWLTSPPIPEHLNITVVDDGLGRTSLGLSVELPVVSPGSFKRIASKYESQDPATYLPKGTDRTIIRGYRKQQQIYAREMRAKDFSFLRATFSGDPSFVPIIIHPVSRGTVLIDPAAGSDIEVEPIVNYRAASNPIDVDVAVEEIKFLRRFMTTGELSRYNATEVVPGPGYESDEALGAWVRANTIPSVYHPVGTAAKMPREWGGVVGEDLMVYGVRGLSVVDASMMPTIVAGTTSMTVYAVAEKAADLIKLRAGTIV